A window of Equus przewalskii isolate Varuska chromosome 6, EquPr2, whole genome shotgun sequence genomic DNA:
CCTTGTGGGCCTCTCGAAATATATCGTGAGTCAGTTAGATCACACTTTAGAAGGTGATTGATTGCTTAAAATCCTGgagggagaaataataaaacaaattgtgTTAGAAATAAACATAGGATGAGAGGTGTTGAGGAAAGTGATGGTACTGTGACCATTATTGCATTAGTTTGGTGTCAGATTTCACAGATGATCAGGGGAGTATGGTCTATGTTTGGACAGAGGAGCCTGGCTCCAAGTAATGCTAAACCACTGCTGGGGTCCCACCTTGACACAGGCTGTTGACTAGAGAGCTTTAGAAAGGAATTTTCTCTCAGTCATCAAGGATGAAAATTCCTTTACAAATTTACATTTGTAGTGGTGTTCTCTGATGATCAGAGACTCAATTTGTATATttggcagtgtgtgtgtgtgtgtgtgtgtgtgtgtgtgtgtacgtgtatgtgttgatatgtgtgtgagagagagaaaaggagagagagatcccTGGACAAAGGTTTATCCCTAGAAAGTGTGTTAAGGCTGGAAAGATGCTAGTTAGGtatatcttttctaatttctacaGAAACCACCGTACGAAAAGGACTCCTCTTTTCTACTTGGCAGATTTTATATGAATTTACTCCTTTTTAATTTgactgattcttttttatttggctGGTTTTGGTATTGAAATAAGGAAGTGACCATTCCTCTTCAAAGTCTCATGTTAAAGCAAAAGTgttatgaaaaacataaatacCAACCTGCCTCTTGTATTCTCCATCAGGGAAAATGTAGTTGccatatttcatataaaatatgttctcagtaaatattggatTTGCATTCCTTCCTATAGGAACAGAGCACTATAGATGAGAAGAAATGACAAACGTGAGCCTCGTGACAACGTTTATCCTCATGGGCATTCCCCATGCACCTGCTCTGGACACTCCACTCTTTGGGATCTTCTTGGTGATTTATGTACTCACTGTGGTGGGGAACCTCCTCATCCTGCTGGTGATCTCGGTGgattcccacctccacacccccatgtactacTTCCTGACCAACCTGTCcttcattgacatgtggttctccACAGTCACTGTGCCCAAAATGCTGATGACCTTGGTCTCCCCAGGAGGCAAGGCTATCTCCTTCCACAGCTGCATGGCCCAGCTCTATGCCTTCCACTTCCTGGGGAGCACTGAATGTTTCCTCTACACAGTCATGTCTTATGACCGCTACCTGGCCATCAGTTACCCACTCAGGTACACCAGCATGATGAGTGGGAGAAGGTGTGCCCTCCTGGCCACAACCACATGGCTGACTGGTTCTGTACACTCTGCTTTCCAGACCATGTTGACGTTCCGTTTGCCCTACTGTGGGTCCAACCAGATCCAGCATTACTTCTGTGATGCACCGCCCATCCTCAAACTGGCCTGTGCAGACACCTCTGCCAATGAGATAGTGGTCTTTGTCAACATCGGGGTAGTGACCTCAGGCTGCTTTTTCCTGATAGTGTTGTCCTATGTGTCCATCATCTGTTTCATCCTAAAGATTCGCACCTCAGAGGGGAGACACAGAGCCTTTCAGACCTGCGCCTCCCATTGCGTTGTGGTCCTTTGTTTCTTCGGCCCTGgtgcttttatttatctgagacCCGGCTCCAAGGATGCTGTGGATGGGGTCGTCGCAGTTTTTTACACTGTGCTGACACCCCTTCTAAACCCTGTGGTGTATACTCTGAGGAACAAGGAAGTGAAGAAAGCTCTGCTCAAGGTGAAAAATGAGTCAGTATTCCTTCGGAGTAAATAATCAATAAAGGACAGATATGACTAGCTTCTTTTTTACTTATAATTCAATTAAACCACCAACATTAGTATTTTAGTTTTAAGGAACATTCCAAGTacccagttttaatttttaatgaaaatttaatgatttttaagttttccCCTGTTCAATACTTCTCAGAATCCCAGATTAAGAAACCTTTTAATGGTGATAATCTAAAAGGAAGGATAATGGCCtgttctattttttgtgtgttctaTCAAGTAAATCATGAGAGATGTGGTTTACTTCTATCCCctacataaatattttccagaatggctCTCCAGTACAGtactcttatattttattttgtgaaatttaaatgaaaacttgtaaaaagctctttctttccccttataAGCTTTCTATATTGAAAAATCattaataatattcaaaatacattataCAATACAGTACCCATAAGATAGGatttttacattagaaaatatctGGCCAAAAATGCTTGATTATCAAGATGAAAGGCTTTATTCACATATATGAGCCAATGAAAATTATGTAACTGTTTAGTTTTTTTCACTTTGATCTGcaagatttttgaaaataaatatttgtctgcTTATTCACTGTTTGTACTCTATTGGTCACTGCTATAACTGTCttgattttcctttctgtgtttacATAGATCCTGCCTTTACCTTAAGTGTAAacctattatttttaacaatcttaaaattattttttaaagtaaacaggggacaaataataaataactatGAAAGCATGACCTATATAAACCATGAAACAGTGACCTATGTAAGAGGTTGATTATTAGTGTTCACTCCAGTAAACCAAATCTGTGTGGACAATTATTTAACCCTACTCATTttgcaaaggagaaaactgagaacaaGTTAGACCAAAATTACATAGCCATTCAGTTCCCTTGGATTCTTCAGTTCCTTGTAACATcacactattttatttaactcacaaaaacacaaaatattatgggacatttactgagtgttaaGCAAAATGATACACAATAGATTTTCAAAAAGAACTGACAAGATCTCTGTCTTCATGTAAGTCATCATCTGGTGAGGGAGAAAAACAAGTGTAGCATCAGCCAGGGTATGTTATGATACGTGTAATGGTGCCCAAAGAGAGAAGCATTATtagttttaacttaaaaatatgcttgttagattcaatataataataataatatgtattaagTGAAACCACGGTGAAAGTCATTTAGATTTTTAATGGtgatatatatagtaaatatctgtcttttttttaactgaaatttgtatttaattaatGGAGGAATCATATAATGTTGTAAGacataatacagagagatcctttGTCTACCTTggcccagtttcccccagtggtaataatttctaaaattatagCATAATATCACAAACAGTGTATTGACGTTGATATAATCTAcagatcttattcagattttcccagttgtatttgtgtgtgtgtgtgttaaggagTATAAATTTTAACACCTGTGTAAGTTTGGATACTCACCACCACAGTGAAGATCTTGAACAGTTCCAAGAACATAAAGATCTCTTGTGTGATGAGTTTTTAGCTAATATGAATATTGACCACTGAATAAAGCTGTACGATATTAGTATTTTAATTGTTAGAGGGTTAGATAAAACAACTTtgagttacattttatttttttgtgtacattttatatgttctcttttttctctttccatcctgTATCCgcctttttattcattcaatatgcAAATATGAGTTAAGTGGCTATTGTGTGCCTAGCATTATGAGTACAAAGATTGAACAGACATAGACCTCcttttcaaggagcttacagtcagAGTATAAAAATAGTATAGTATGAATAAGAAGAGGAGTCGGAAAATTAGAGGAATCCAGAAGAAACTTGCATACAACATTAGgaagaataatttttatcttgCACATTTTGGGATTATTGTAATGCAGCAGATGTAACCATAATATGATAGCATTTATATTTAGAGATACAATTAGTGGGACCATGGAAGACAGATTGGAGGAAGATAAGCTTTAGGGCAGAAAGATCAACTAGAGAGCTTTTTCATCTGCCTATCagaaaaaagcatgaaaatcCAGGTTCAGGCAGTAGCAGCGTGACTTGAAGGTGATGCAATGGATGGCAAATAGTAGCCAACTGTGTGAGGAGGCAACTGTGTGAGATGTTCAGCATGCCTTGACAGCTGTAACATAActcaacaaaatagacaaagtaaTAGGGGTAACTTCTTAGGGTAGAATGAAGAGTCTAACTttggaaatgttttcattaagtACCTGTGAAACTTTCAGGTAAAATTGTCTGGTTGAAAGCGTAGCTTAGAAGACAAAGCAGGTGATACTTACAAAGTAAAGTAAGGAAGGGGACTGGTCACTAGTTTATGACATTCTTTGGTTTATGCTCGCTGTTAAATATCCATTTCCCAAATGTGGAGAAGGAAACTTCTCCTAATGAGCAGCATAAAGTGGAACCAGATCACTAAGGGATAACCCACCACCCTTCCTACATTTCCAAAGGAAGCCCAAGAAAGATAGTCTTCAGGAGATTTACACAAATCTGTTACTGAAACTTGCAGAAGTATTTCTCACAATAACACCCAAAGACCTTTATAGAGATTGTAAATTTAAAGAGGCCCAGAGATAGCACTTATAAAAGCAGCTCCTTCTCAATGGAATGGTCCTGGGAGACACCAAGAGATGAAAGTGCCAAAACTTATGCTCTTCCAATTCCTtaatgttactgaaataaatattCCACTACAGAGATCATGTACAAATAGCATCAAGGGAATATCTGAAGAAGATTAGAAGGAAGTAAAGTATCAAAACACTGATTTGAATATTGAAGGGGCAGCTGGTGGCCTTGTGGGATGAAggtgcacatagtaggcacataGTGCACATAGTAGCAACAGAGACCTACACCTTGTGTGTTTAAAGATAGTGATAAGTATTGTAATCATAGTAATCAAGAGTGTTCGCAGTTGTCATAAGTATTGACATATAGATGAATGGAAGCTGATATGGAATCCACACAGACACATATCACTCAGTtgatttgtaaaattattttattgaggtcatatttgcttatgacattatgtaaatttcagatatacattgCTATATTTCAATTGCTGGGTAGactgcatcatattcaccaccaacagtccagtttttatccatcactatgCATGTGTActcttttacctcttttgcccacccccaccccttgtcctctggtaaccactaatctgttctcctttaccttgtgtttgtttatcttccacatatgagtgaaatcatatggtatttggttttctctgtctgacctattCACTTAGCctagtaccctcaaggtctgtccacattgtcacaaatggcacaatcttgtcttttttcacgggtgagtagtattccatgtaccataacttctttatccattcatcctgttcatctgttgatgggtagTTGCTACCACatcttggctagtgtgaataatactatgatgaacatagggatgaatatatctttttaaattattaatttcctgttcctggataaatacccagtagtggaatagctggatcctctgatatttctatttttaatttttttgagaaatccccatactcttttccacagtggctgcacaagtttgcattctcactagcagtgtatgagggttctcttttctctacattctctgtaacacttgttacttcttgtgTTGCTAATTagagccattctgatgggtatgagttgacatctcaatgtagttttgatttgcacttcactaaaagttagtgatgttgaacatcttttcatgtacctgttgaccatttgtatatcctctttagcaaaatgtctgttcatatcctctgcccattttttgattgggttgttcattttgatgtgattgagttgtatgaattttttatatattttggaaattaaccccttgttggttatatgatttgaaaaaatcttctcccaattggtgggttgtcttttcattttgttgttggtttcctttgccatgcagaagctttttagtcttatgtagtcccatttgtttatttttttcttttgtttcccttgcctgagtagacatggtattcaaaaagacaccgttaagactgatgtcaaagagtgtactgcctttattttcttctaagagcattatggtttcacgtcttacattAAAGCTTTTAACCCATTTTGACTTAAactttgtgtatagtgtaagataatgtctactttcattcttttgcatatggctgtccagtttttccaaaaccatttattgagagactttccttcctctattgtatgttaccagctcctttgtcaaatattagctatccatacatgtgtggttttatttctgggctgttaATTATGTTCCATTGACTTTTGTGTCTGTTGTTGTGCCAGTAccctgctgttttgattactatagctttgcaggaTATTTTTAAGTCAGGAACTGTGATACCTCAGCTttgttctgcaaggcaaaggaaaccatgaacaaaatgaaaagatgacccatcaactgggagaaaatatttgcagatcatatatctgacaagaggttaatttctaaaatatataaagaactcatacatctcaacaacaaaaacacaaacaactcaatcaaaaattgggcagaagatatgaacagacatttttccaaacaagatatacagatggccaacaggcacacgaagaGATATTCAAtaccactaattattagggaaatgcaaatataaaCTACAATGTGTTATCACCTTAcaccatcagaatggctacaattaacaagacaagaaataacaaatgttggagagtgtgtggagaaaagggaacactcacacattgctggtggtaatgcagactggttcagccactgtggaaaagagtatggagatttctcaaacaattaaaaatagaactaccataggatccagctactCCAGTACTagatatttgtccaaagaacatgaaatcaacaatttaaagagatGTATGCATCACATATTCATAGcggcattattcatgatagcaaagacatggaaccaacccaAGTGCTCAATGGATgtatggataaagaaggtgtggtatacatacagaatggaatactgctcaactgtgaaaaagacaaaattatcccatttgcaacaacatggataggcTTTGAGGAGATTGTGCTGAATGAATAGgtcagaaagataaaaacaaataccatatgatttcactgctatgtggaagataaacaaacacatggataaggagaacagattagtgggtaCTAGAGAACAAGGCGGTGTGGAGAGGGTGAAAagttaaaggggcacatatatattgTGACTACTGGTGGTGAAAAAAATAggattgtggggctggcccggtggccgagtggttaagttcgcgcattacactgcaggcggcccagtgtttcgttggttcgaatcctgggtgtggacatggcactgctcatcaaaccacgctgaggcagcgtcccacataccacaactagaaggacccacaacgaagaatatacaactatgtactggggggctttgaggagaaaaaggaaaaaattaaaaaaaaaaatctttaaaaaaaaataggattgtGGTTACATgcatttttgtcattattatatatgtgtatgtatatatgcatgtatttatatctgagtgcatgtatatatgtattatctATGTGTAAATTTTTTATGTATGACACTTTTTGTATTTGGTaacttttacaaattaaaagcaTTTATCAGCTGGAGACCACTGTGCTAATTGTTCTACTGACATAATCTAATAAGACCACATCTAGATCAGGAGCTATGATATAAGTCACTACTTCCTTAAACTTACAATTCTCTGTCATTCTGCACCTGTAATACTGCAGAGTTAATGGGCATGTGATAGAAATTTCTATCCTgaatcttttaattcttttagtaGTATTAATCTCCATGAGCAtcccaaaagacaaaatttttatgACTCTTTTATTGAAAGTTGGAGACCTCGGGCTTCCACATGACCCTCTCTATAAAAATAGTCCCTAGTTACTTTAGGCTCAGGAAGCCAACGTGGAGATTGCCTCAGTTGCTGAGAACGTAAATTCCAACTCTACACTAATGAAGTAGGAAGCAATTTTAGGATAATATGACGTTCTATAAGGTGGACTTGGTTCAGAGCTCCATTTATTACCTGACAAAGCCAGAGttcaatacattaaaaacagCCTGGCTATTTCCCTTGACTAGTTACTCCATGGAAGGAACAGAGGTCCATTTGGGGGAAAGTTAGGAAGATTATGCACAGTACATGCTTATGTTCTTACTATAGAGAATATTTGGCCTGTCCTTTTTGAAAATGGCATTGAATCAATGAACTGACTCAACCAGGGAAGTGGATAAGGGCAATGACACTCGTGGTGGCTCGGTTTTGGCCTCTTTTATGAGACCTGGTAGAATTTTGTTATATTAATTAAGAAGGAcagactttcttttttggaaaaattcttTACTAGTTTCCCTGTTTACTACCATATTGCTCTTACTACCCACTCTGATAACTTTCCTCACTTCTTGTCTGATAGTTTGAGCCCACTATttataatctttaaatattttaataagtaaaagcTCATTTTAACCATCTCAATTCCAATCAATCTTCTTGGCCTCTGATGTTTCTGTTCCTCAGTATAATTCTTAGAGCATTGatcaaaaacaataaattctTCATCCTTTCAGGCCACAGGATTTGTGCATGAGGGAGTAGGTTGTACATGGGAAATTCACTTCCACATTCCAATTTCTCAAGTCCTTACATCTTTTTCCTATATCTTTATTTAGCATAAGTCACTGTTGAGTCCAAGTGTCAGCCAACCATCAGTAAGTAAACGGTATAAGACTACTATTATCTGATCAAGTTAGCACAATGAGTGTAAAACTTCTGGAAAGCATGTTCATAGTGATAATTAATTCAAATCTTTAAtgacattcttttctctttggaattATGTTCATCTGTCTAAAAGTAATGTGGGGAGCAGGTAAactgggggaggcaggaaggacacTTGAGGTATATCACTGAGGAAAACTATCTTTCCCTTTGAAGGTGAGGCCTTTTGAATTCCCAAGCAAAGCAAGAACAGCCTCATCAAACAGAACAGGAGTCGCTAATCTTTCTGGGCAGGGAGATTCAGTGTGGGGTTTGGAATTCAGGCACCTCATCATCCAAATCATGGCAGTATTCCCCATTCCATATCTTAGAACcctcttcttttctaatcatTCCCTAATTTTACATGAGAATCCTGGCAAAGGAAAAAGTTTATCTGATCTTGTAATTAATAACCCACAttcaaaattgtgttttttttaaatctgatgtcaaaagcaaagacaaaaagcaaaaataaaaaagtgggattacatcaaattaaaaagcttctgcagaacattggaaaatcatcaacaaaatgaaaaggcagcctacaaaatgggagaaaacatttgccaaaCAGAGGCTTAATATcgaaaatttataaagaacttatataactcagcaaaaaacaaacaatccaattaaaaaatgggcagaagatgtggatagacatttttctaaggaagacaTACACTtgggcaacaggtacatgaaaaggtgctcaatatcactaatcaccagggaaatgcaaatcaaaaccacaattagatatcacctcacatctcctagattattataaaaaagacaacagataacaaatgttggtgaggatgtgaagaaaagggaacccctgtgcCATATTGGtgtattggtgggaatgtaaattggtgcagccactatggacaacagtatgaaggttcctcaataaattaaaaatagaactaccctaggatccagcaattctacttctgagtatttgtctgaagaaaacaaaaacactaactcaataAGATATTTGCACCTCTGTGCCCATTGaggcatcatttacaatagccaagatatagaaataatgtaagtgcccattgacagaaGATGGGATAAAGAGAATGTGATGAAGAATTGGTAAAcaaaaatttacacacacacacacacacacaaacacacacaatgtAATATTACTCTggcttagaaaaaaagagaaaatcttgccatttgcaacaacatggatggacttagAAGGCATCATGCTATGTAaaatatgccagacagagaaagccaaataccttAGGATCTCATTTATAGATGgaatctaaaacaacaacaaaaacaaaaactgagctcatagatacagagaacagatgggtagTTGCTAGCGGCGttatgactatagttaataatactctactgcattattttttctgaggaagatcattgctgagctaatgtctgctgtcAATCTTTGTAGCcacccctgacgcaggaagggttaataatcactggaaaagacttgccaacaaactgtgatcCAGAAGTGAGAAGGCCGGTCAGCCAATGACCTCCAGGGcggggcaacctaagacaggcgtGGTCACCTGGGgtcacagatggagacacgatatcgatatcgggagcaggagagGCAGTTGGctaggagaccttgcctgctccgagataaaaatatatgaccacagcaataacatgataacaTCAGAACAGAAGCCGAGGGAGGgtttccttgagaaatcactaagaattcttggcatttgctaattacttcatccagaacacctgtgtatgtttaacagctgtaagctatgtatatattgaaacgctggttataataaactcagagtggccatcagtcctctccgcatctatcctgatgtgtacattggattgcgacactgacaatcttctcttttttacttgaggaaatttaggcctgagctaacattcatgacaatcttcctatctttttatgtggattgccaccacagcatggctgatgagtggtgtagctccccacctgggatctgaacccacgaacccggggccaccaatgtggagtgcactgaacctaaccactacaccacagggcttgccactttattgcatatttgaaagtagctaaagagtagatcttaaaagttttcatcactagaaaagaaaatttttgtaactGTATGGAGACGGATATTAATTAGAATTATTGTgctgatcattttgcaatatatacagtCTCAATTATTATGTTATACGGCTGAACGTAATAGAGTGTTTTAGGTCAATTTTAcctaaatgaaaaaatcaaaccaaatcgTATTGCCATAAACATTACCAAATATATTAcgacataattttttatttggctACATAATAAAAGAATCtcatgattaaaaatataatgtgatttttaaaattcctcagaAAAATTAATGCAACAAATAGTCCTGAGTAGGTAGTTTTGGAAAATGTTAACACTGAAAGCTATACATGCAATAAATTACATGTTGATGATTAAATCATaggactcttttctttttttttttagataagcATATCTACATCAAGTGTTTATTTGTTCTGAGAATATGATACTTTGTCTTTCAGCTTCAACAGAGCTTTCATCACGTCCTTGTTCCATAGGGTATACACCACAGGGTTTAGAAGAGGTGTAAGCACAGTGGAGAAAATTGCCACAACCCCATCCACAGCATCCTTGGAGCCTAGCCTCATGTAAAGGAAAAcacagcaaacaaagaaacaaaggatcACAATGCAGTGGGAGGTGCAGGTCTGAAAGGCTCTGTGTCTCCCCTCTGAGATGGGGATCTTCAGGATGGAATAGACAATGGACACATAGGATAGCACTATCAGGAGAAAACAGCCTGAGGCCACTACCCCGACAAAGATCACCATCTCATTGACAGAGGTGTCTGCAAAAGCCAGTTTGAGGATGGGAAGTATATCACAGAAGATTCCAAAGAGCAGGGTGTCATTTCTCCACACCTATGGTCCCTCTCCCTCTGGGAATATAAAGAACATCCAGTATTTAATTGGGAACTGAGGACCGATTCTCTACGTAGCTACTGCATCATCTATGGTAGCGTTATAGTCAACTTTGCTTATTACAAAGCTTCTTTTGTAAAGGTGATAGAAtgatttcatcatcatcatctctctgtatgtctctctctctccctcacacacacacacacacacacacaaatagaggCACATAGATATATGCAAGTGAAAGTAAGAGAAACCTTTTGTATTAATTTCTAATGATGTATCATAAATTATCACAAACCTAGCACCATAAAACAATTCAAattaatatcttacagtttttcAAGTTGAAATCAAGGAGTCAGCTGGGTCTGTAATCTCATCTGAGAATATACtctcatctgaggctcaggaTCCTCTTCCAAGCTTATTGAGGTTGTTGgcaaaattcatttccttgaagCTTTAAGACTGGTAGCTCTATTTTCTTGCTGGCTCTTGGCAGAGAGCATCGTTCTCAGCTTTAGAGGCCACCTTCAAGTTCTAACTACCCGGCCATctgatatatctatatctgtatcatctctatctctatctctatgtctATCCTTATCTGTCTATAGATAGATATATCAAGAAAGTCAATTCTGTAATACAAATTCcataatactatatatatatataaatatatacatatatatgaatatatatacacacatataaaaatatatacatatatgtacatatatatagacatgtttagagagagaagtggggaaaggaaagagggaggaagaataaataaattctctttgTGCTGTAGAGACTTCTCAATTTCAAAGCTAGATGTCTGTTTGAAATTTCATCACTGGTATTGGTACTCATGTCTCACTTCCACCACCATCTGCTTATAAAGAGACTTCGTTCAGAGGAGGTTAAGAATCTCAACTCTATAACAGGATCCCTGCCATCTGCTGTGTTATCCAGAAAATACCAAGCCTCACACACTGCTAGCCTCATGCTTCTCTTGCAGTAGACCATCCTTCATGAGTTTTTAAGAACATAAAGTCCATGTGTATTCTCCCAACCACAATCCATGCGGCAGACATTCTTCTAACATACATCCTTCTATCCTAGacatctaaatattttctaagattgGTTATGTTAGAGAcatctcttccttcattttctacTTGTTGTTCTTGTAAATCCAGGCAATGCTTTCAAAAGAGAAGACAGTTCCATCAAGTATATCATTCTTATTTAAAACTTACTACCTGAGACAGGAAAAATGGAACCAATGCAAGAGGAAAAGACCTATGTCAGCTTGATGTAAAGAAAAGTTGGAACTCTGTACAATGAAAAAGTGAGGCAGAAATGCTGTTATTGATTTAATCCAAAATACTGTCGCGTTCAGGATTGGTATTAATTGTTCTATGAGAGAAGACTCTGAAACTGGCTCATCaatgtgagaaaaacaagaaTTTCTGCTCTTAGCAAAGCCCAGATAAAATTTATCCTATTTCCAGGCAATGTAGCTTAAGCTGCATTAAAGCtatgttattttcaaataagagaataaatagCAGAGAGAATTATCATAATCACCTACATGGATATCATAACTCAAAAAGTAGAACAAACAGGGGCttgccctgtggcgtagtggttgagttcagcacactcagcttcagtggcccaggttagcagttttggatcctgggcatggacctataccgctgctc
This region includes:
- the LOC103550123 gene encoding olfactory receptor 10G7 — encoded protein: MTNVSLVTTFILMGIPHAPALDTPLFGIFLVIYVLTVVGNLLILLVISVDSHLHTPMYYFLTNLSFIDMWFSTVTVPKMLMTLVSPGGKAISFHSCMAQLYAFHFLGSTECFLYTVMSYDRYLAISYPLRYTSMMSGRRCALLATTTWLTGSVHSAFQTMLTFRLPYCGSNQIQHYFCDAPPILKLACADTSANEIVVFVNIGVVTSGCFFLIVLSYVSIICFILKIRTSEGRHRAFQTCASHCVVVLCFFGPGAFIYLRPGSKDAVDGVVAVFYTVLTPLLNPVVYTLRNKEVKKALLKVKNESVFLRSK